In Pleuronectes platessa chromosome 5, fPlePla1.1, whole genome shotgun sequence, a single genomic region encodes these proteins:
- the LOC128439905 gene encoding coatomer subunit beta' isoform X1, which translates to MPLRLDIKRRLTARSDRVKSVDLHPTEPWMVVSLYSGAVVVWNHESQTMVKTFELCDLPVRVARFVARKHWVIAGSDDMQIRVFNYNTLERVHMFEAHADYIRCIAVHPTQPFILTSSDDMLIKLWDWDRKWACSQVFEGHTHYVMQIVINPKDNNQFASASLDRTIKVWQLGSRTPNFTLEGHEKGVNCIDYYSGGDKPYLISGADDCLVKIWDYQNKTCVQTLEGHAQNVTCVSFHPGLPIILTGSEDGTVRVWHSNTYRLENTLNYGMERVWCISGQLGSNSVAIGYDEGSIIIKMGREEPAMSMDSSGKIMWARHSEVQQANLKAMGEAEFKDGERLMLGVKDMGSCEIYPQTIQHSPNGRFVVVCGDGEYIIYTAVALRNKSFGSGQEFVWAHDSSQYATREGNNMVKIFKNFKEKKAFKPDFGSEGIFGGFLLGVRSNNGLAFYDWETADLVRRIEIQPKHIFWSDSGELVCIATNESFFVLRYLPEKVSAALESKEAMTEDGVEDAFEVLGEISEVVKTGVWVGDCFMYTSSVNRLNYYVGGEIITIAHMDRTMYLLGYIPKDDRLYLGDKELNVISYALLLSVLEYQTAVMRRDFSTADKILPTISREQRTRVANFLEKQGFRQQALAVSTDPEHKFELALQLGELDTAYQMAQEAESEQKWKQLAELATTKCQFTLAQECLNHAQDYGGLLLLATASGNTDMVGKLAEGAEKDGKTNVAFLTYFMQGRLDKCLDLLIKTDRLPEAAFLARTYLPSHVPRVVSLWKESLSKVNQKAADALADPTQYSNLFPGLQQTLLAEQYLKETHVGVRPAAEYPLIMPNEDRNVLEESAGFVSKEEVSETEEEVQSMKESIIVAAAAPPQAAAPAVEEPIPVKQEATDPVSTTEEKSIRSAPSPLPVAMTQEDDDPQQAESASAEVAAPEPEVAAPEPEVAAPEPEVAAIREDTLTTLEEALVPVEEDILVESIIDSSPKKPEMVQSTPAEEVTSSVEEDVPEMSQVTDAPIDTSDSETCITETAVETLMATEEAPLETLAAQDVPVNTALTVDTDEQATVSAAAEETPVCDEQEKDVISVDEAPVIDAVALEAEAAVTKEEVLETAPSVVAVEELISFENTGSSVLDAPVQVETSTGFDLDPLMDPLDNKMPVLKPDPAQEPREEGQSTEGTEDGEEPLVSLQAESLVLTATEAPTETNMASDGPGRNEPAEELEVDMHEEDLDDLDLDNFDLEDIDTTDINLDDELSE; encoded by the exons ATG CCTCTGCGACTGGACATCAAGCGGAGGCTGACGGCCCGATCCGACCGGGTGAAGAGCGTGGACCTGCACCCCACAGAGCCGTGGATGGTGGTCAGCCTCTACAGCGGCGCCGTGGTGGTCTGGAACCATGAGTCACAG ACGATGGTGAAAACCTTCGAGCTGTGTGACCTGCCGGTCCGAGTGGCCAGGTTTGTAGCCAGGAAGCACTGGGTCATTGCTGGATCA GACGACATGCAGATCCGTGTGTTCAATTATAACACACTGGAGAGGGTTCACATGTTCGAGGCCCACGCTGACTACATCCGCTGCATCGCCGTCCACCCTACACAGCCCTTCATCCTCACCAGCAGTG ATGACATGTTGATCAAGCTGTGGGACTGGGACCGAAAGTGGGCCTGTAGTCAGGTGTTTGAGGGCCACACTCACTATGTCATGCAGATTGTCATCAACCCCAAAGACAACAACCAGTTTGCCAGCGCCTCTCTGGACAGAACCATCAAg GTGTGGCAGCTGGGCTCCCGGACTCCTAACTTCACTCTGGAGGGCCACGAGAAGGGAGTGAACTGTATTGACTACTACAGTGGAGGAGACAAACCCTACCTCATATCTGGGGCGGATGATTGCCTTGTCAAGATCTGGGATtatcag AACAAAACCTGTGTCCAGACTCTGGAGGGTCACGCCCAGAATGTAACTTGTGTCAGCTTCCACCCTGGGCTGCCAATCATCCTCACAGGCTCTGAGGATG GTACTGTTCGAGTGTGGCACTCCAACACCTACCGACTCGAGAACACACTCAACTATGGCATGGAGAGGGTGTGGTGTATCTCTGGTCAGCTTGGCTCCAACAGTGTGGCGATTGGTTATGATGAaggcagcatcatcatcaag ATGGGTCGAGAGGAGCCGGCCATGTCGATGGACTCCAGCGGGAAGATCATGTGGGCGCGCCATTCCGAAGTGCAGCAGGCCAACCTGAAGGCCATGGGAGAGGCTGAGTTCAAGGATGGAGAGAGGCTGATGCTGGGTGTCAAAGACATGGGCAGCTGTGAAATCTACCCCCAGACTATCCAGCACAGCCCCAACGGGAG GTTTGTGGTGGTGTGTGGAGATGGAGAGTACATCATCTACACTGCTGTGGCCCTGAGAAACAAGAGCTTTGGCTCAGGTCAAGAGTTTGTCTGGGCGCACGACTCCTCACA GTATGCCACAAGAGAAGGAAACAATATGGTCAAAATCTTTAAGAACTTTAAAGAGAAGAAGGCTTTTAAACCGGACTTTGGATCTGAAG GAATATTTGGTGGTTTCTTACTAGGAGTGAGGTCAAACAACGGTCTGGCCTTCTACGACTGGGAGACTGCTGACCTAGTCCGCCGTATCGAAATCCAACCCAAACAT ATTTTCTGGTCGGACTCTGGAGAGCTGGTGTGTATCGCCACAAATGAGTCTTTCTTTGTGCTCCGCTATCTGCCAGAGAAAGTGTCAGCAGCCCTGGAGTCAAAAGAAGCCATGACCGAAGATGGCGTAGAGGACGCCTTTGAG GTGCTGGGGGAGATCTCAGAGGTGGTGAAGACAGGAGTTTGGGTGGGAGACTGCTTCATGTACACCAGCTCTGTTAACAGACTCAACTATTATGTCGGAGGAGAGATCATCACCATTGCTCACATGGACAG GACCATGTATCTGCTCGGGTACATCCCCAAGGACGACCGTCTCTACCTGGGAGACAAGGAACTCAACGTGATCAGCTACGCcctgctgctgtctgtgctGGAATACCAGACTGCTGTCATGAGGAGGGACTTCAGCACAGCCGACAAGATTCTACCCACAATATCCAGGGAGCAGAGAACCCGGGTTGCCAACTTCTTGGAGAAACAA GGTTTCCGGCAGCAGGCCCTGGCTGTGTCCACAGACCCAGAACACAAGTTTGAACTGGCTCTGCAGCTGGGAGAGCTCGACACTGCCTACCAAATGGCTCAGGAAGCAGAG TCAGAGCAGAAATGGAAGCAGCTGGCGGAACTGGCGACCACAAAGTGCCAGTTTACCCTGGCCCAGGAGTGTCTGAACCATGCTCAGGATTACGGTGGATTACTGCTGCTGGCCACGGCCTCGGGCAACACCGACATGGTGGGCAAGCTGGCTGAGGGGGCCGAGAAGGATGGCAAGACAAACGTGGCCTTCCTCACCTACTTCATGCAGGGACG ATTGGACAAATGTCTGGACCTCCTGATCAAAACAGATCGACTGCCAGAAGCTGCATTCCTGGCAAGAACATACCTTCCCAGCCATGTGCCAAG GGTGGTGAGTCTGTGGAAAGAGAGTCTGTCCAAGGTCAACCAGAAGGCGGCAGATGCTCTGGCCGACCCCACCCAGTACAGCAACCTGTTCCCTGGCCTCCAGCAAACCCTGCTGGCTGAGCAGTACCTGAAGGAGACTCATGTCGGGGTCAGACCTGCTGCAGAATACCCTCTCATCATG CCGAATGAGGATCGTAATGTTCTGGAGGAATCTGCAGGTTTTGTGTCCAAAGAGGAAGTCAGTGAGACAGAG GAAGAGGTGCAAAGCATGAAGGAAAGCATCATAGTAGCAGCAGCTGCACCTCcacaagcagcagcaccagcagtggAGGAACCAATTCCAGTAAAACAAGAGGCGACTGATCCCGTTTccacaacagaagaaaaatcCATTCGATCAGCACCTTCACCTCTTCCTGTCGCCATGACTCAGGAGGATGATGACCCCCAACAAGCAGAGTCTGCATCCGCTGAGGTGGCTGCACCTGAACCAGAGGTGGCAGCACCTGAACCAGAGGTGGCTGCACCTGAACCAGAGGTGGCAGCAATAAGGGAAGACACCCTCACTACATTAGAGGAGGCTTTAGTCCCTGTGGAGGAAGACATCTTGGTGGAGTCCATCATAGACTCTAGCCCCAAAAAGCCAGAGATGGTACAGTCCACACCTGCAGAGGAAGTCACATCTTCAGTCGAGGAGGATGTTCCGGAAATGTCTCAAGTGACTGATGCTCCTATTGACACCAGTGATTCTGAAACATGCATCACTGAGACAGCAGTAGAGACCCTCATGGCAACAGAAGAAGCACCATTGGAAACCTTAGCAGCCCAGGATGTTCCAGTTAACACAGCATTAACAGTCGACACAGATGAACAAGCAACAgtatctgcagcagctgaagaaactCCTGTTTGTGACGAGCAGGAAAAAGATGTGATCTCTGTCGATGAAGCACCCGTCATAGATGCAGTAGCATTAGAAGCAGAAGCTGCTGTTACTAAGGAAGAGGTTTTGGAAACAGCACCATCAGTGGTCGCAGTGGAGGAGCTCATCTCCTTTGAAAACACAGGCAGCTCAGTGCTGGATGCGCCTGTGCAAGTCGAGACTTCTACAGGGTTTGACCTTGACCCACTGATGGACCCACTTGATAATAAGATGCCAGTATTAAAGCCAGACCCAGCGCAAGAACcaagagaagagggacagtccACAGAAGGGACAGAGGACGGCGAGGAGCCTCTTGTGTCCCTGCAGGCCGAGTCACTGGTTTTAACAGCAACAGAAGCtcccacagagacaaacatggcGTCAGACGGGCCCGGACGTAACGAACCAGCAGAGGAACTTGAGGTGGATATGCATGAGGAG GACCTGGATGATCTGGATCTGGACAATTTTGACTTGGAGGATATCGACACCACAGATATCAACCTGGACGATGAGTTGAGTGAATAA
- the LOC128439905 gene encoding coatomer subunit beta' isoform X2 — protein MPLRLDIKRRLTARSDRVKSVDLHPTEPWMVVSLYSGAVVVWNHESQTMVKTFELCDLPVRVARFVARKHWVIAGSDDMQIRVFNYNTLERVHMFEAHADYIRCIAVHPTQPFILTSSDDMLIKLWDWDRKWACSQVFEGHTHYVMQIVINPKDNNQFASASLDRTIKVWQLGSRTPNFTLEGHEKGVNCIDYYSGGDKPYLISGADDCLVKIWDYQNKTCVQTLEGHAQNVTCVSFHPGLPIILTGSEDGTVRVWHSNTYRLENTLNYGMERVWCISGQLGSNSVAIGYDEGSIIIKMGREEPAMSMDSSGKIMWARHSEVQQANLKAMGEAEFKDGERLMLGVKDMGSCEIYPQTIQHSPNGRFVVVCGDGEYIIYTAVALRNKSFGSGQEFVWAHDSSQYATREGNNMVKIFKNFKEKKAFKPDFGSEGIFGGFLLGVRSNNGLAFYDWETADLVRRIEIQPKHIFWSDSGELVCIATNESFFVLRYLPEKVSAALESKEAMTEDGVEDAFEVLGEISEVVKTGVWVGDCFMYTSSVNRLNYYVGGEIITIAHMDRTMYLLGYIPKDDRLYLGDKELNVISYALLLSVLEYQTAVMRRDFSTADKILPTISREQRTRVANFLEKQGFRQQALAVSTDPEHKFELALQLGELDTAYQMAQEAESEQKWKQLAELATTKCQFTLAQECLNHAQDYGGLLLLATASGNTDMVGKLAEGAEKDGKTNVAFLTYFMQGRLDKCLDLLIKTDRLPEAAFLARTYLPSHVPRVVSLWKESLSKVNQKAADALADPTQYSNLFPGLQQTLLAEQYLKETHVGVRPAAEYPLIMPNEDRNVLEESAGFVSKEEVSETEEEVQSMKESIIVAAAAPPQAAAPAVEEPIPVKQEATDPVSTTEEKSIRSAPSPLPVAMTQEDDDPQQAESASAEVAAPEPEVAAPEPEVAAPEPEVAAIREDTLTTLEEALVPVEEDILVESIIDSSPKKPEMVQSTPAEEVTSSVEEDVPEMSQVTDAPIDTSDSETCITETAVETLMATEEAPLETLAAQDVPVNTALTVDTDEQATVSAAAEETPVCDEQEKDVISVDEAPVIDAVALEAEAAVTKEEVLETAPSVVAVEELISFENTGSSVLDAPVQVETSTGFDLDPLMDPLDNKMPVLKPDPAQEPREEGQSTEGTEDGEEPLVSLQAESLVLTATEAPTETNMASDGPGRNEPAEELEDLDDLDLDNFDLEDIDTTDINLDDELSE, from the exons ATG CCTCTGCGACTGGACATCAAGCGGAGGCTGACGGCCCGATCCGACCGGGTGAAGAGCGTGGACCTGCACCCCACAGAGCCGTGGATGGTGGTCAGCCTCTACAGCGGCGCCGTGGTGGTCTGGAACCATGAGTCACAG ACGATGGTGAAAACCTTCGAGCTGTGTGACCTGCCGGTCCGAGTGGCCAGGTTTGTAGCCAGGAAGCACTGGGTCATTGCTGGATCA GACGACATGCAGATCCGTGTGTTCAATTATAACACACTGGAGAGGGTTCACATGTTCGAGGCCCACGCTGACTACATCCGCTGCATCGCCGTCCACCCTACACAGCCCTTCATCCTCACCAGCAGTG ATGACATGTTGATCAAGCTGTGGGACTGGGACCGAAAGTGGGCCTGTAGTCAGGTGTTTGAGGGCCACACTCACTATGTCATGCAGATTGTCATCAACCCCAAAGACAACAACCAGTTTGCCAGCGCCTCTCTGGACAGAACCATCAAg GTGTGGCAGCTGGGCTCCCGGACTCCTAACTTCACTCTGGAGGGCCACGAGAAGGGAGTGAACTGTATTGACTACTACAGTGGAGGAGACAAACCCTACCTCATATCTGGGGCGGATGATTGCCTTGTCAAGATCTGGGATtatcag AACAAAACCTGTGTCCAGACTCTGGAGGGTCACGCCCAGAATGTAACTTGTGTCAGCTTCCACCCTGGGCTGCCAATCATCCTCACAGGCTCTGAGGATG GTACTGTTCGAGTGTGGCACTCCAACACCTACCGACTCGAGAACACACTCAACTATGGCATGGAGAGGGTGTGGTGTATCTCTGGTCAGCTTGGCTCCAACAGTGTGGCGATTGGTTATGATGAaggcagcatcatcatcaag ATGGGTCGAGAGGAGCCGGCCATGTCGATGGACTCCAGCGGGAAGATCATGTGGGCGCGCCATTCCGAAGTGCAGCAGGCCAACCTGAAGGCCATGGGAGAGGCTGAGTTCAAGGATGGAGAGAGGCTGATGCTGGGTGTCAAAGACATGGGCAGCTGTGAAATCTACCCCCAGACTATCCAGCACAGCCCCAACGGGAG GTTTGTGGTGGTGTGTGGAGATGGAGAGTACATCATCTACACTGCTGTGGCCCTGAGAAACAAGAGCTTTGGCTCAGGTCAAGAGTTTGTCTGGGCGCACGACTCCTCACA GTATGCCACAAGAGAAGGAAACAATATGGTCAAAATCTTTAAGAACTTTAAAGAGAAGAAGGCTTTTAAACCGGACTTTGGATCTGAAG GAATATTTGGTGGTTTCTTACTAGGAGTGAGGTCAAACAACGGTCTGGCCTTCTACGACTGGGAGACTGCTGACCTAGTCCGCCGTATCGAAATCCAACCCAAACAT ATTTTCTGGTCGGACTCTGGAGAGCTGGTGTGTATCGCCACAAATGAGTCTTTCTTTGTGCTCCGCTATCTGCCAGAGAAAGTGTCAGCAGCCCTGGAGTCAAAAGAAGCCATGACCGAAGATGGCGTAGAGGACGCCTTTGAG GTGCTGGGGGAGATCTCAGAGGTGGTGAAGACAGGAGTTTGGGTGGGAGACTGCTTCATGTACACCAGCTCTGTTAACAGACTCAACTATTATGTCGGAGGAGAGATCATCACCATTGCTCACATGGACAG GACCATGTATCTGCTCGGGTACATCCCCAAGGACGACCGTCTCTACCTGGGAGACAAGGAACTCAACGTGATCAGCTACGCcctgctgctgtctgtgctGGAATACCAGACTGCTGTCATGAGGAGGGACTTCAGCACAGCCGACAAGATTCTACCCACAATATCCAGGGAGCAGAGAACCCGGGTTGCCAACTTCTTGGAGAAACAA GGTTTCCGGCAGCAGGCCCTGGCTGTGTCCACAGACCCAGAACACAAGTTTGAACTGGCTCTGCAGCTGGGAGAGCTCGACACTGCCTACCAAATGGCTCAGGAAGCAGAG TCAGAGCAGAAATGGAAGCAGCTGGCGGAACTGGCGACCACAAAGTGCCAGTTTACCCTGGCCCAGGAGTGTCTGAACCATGCTCAGGATTACGGTGGATTACTGCTGCTGGCCACGGCCTCGGGCAACACCGACATGGTGGGCAAGCTGGCTGAGGGGGCCGAGAAGGATGGCAAGACAAACGTGGCCTTCCTCACCTACTTCATGCAGGGACG ATTGGACAAATGTCTGGACCTCCTGATCAAAACAGATCGACTGCCAGAAGCTGCATTCCTGGCAAGAACATACCTTCCCAGCCATGTGCCAAG GGTGGTGAGTCTGTGGAAAGAGAGTCTGTCCAAGGTCAACCAGAAGGCGGCAGATGCTCTGGCCGACCCCACCCAGTACAGCAACCTGTTCCCTGGCCTCCAGCAAACCCTGCTGGCTGAGCAGTACCTGAAGGAGACTCATGTCGGGGTCAGACCTGCTGCAGAATACCCTCTCATCATG CCGAATGAGGATCGTAATGTTCTGGAGGAATCTGCAGGTTTTGTGTCCAAAGAGGAAGTCAGTGAGACAGAG GAAGAGGTGCAAAGCATGAAGGAAAGCATCATAGTAGCAGCAGCTGCACCTCcacaagcagcagcaccagcagtggAGGAACCAATTCCAGTAAAACAAGAGGCGACTGATCCCGTTTccacaacagaagaaaaatcCATTCGATCAGCACCTTCACCTCTTCCTGTCGCCATGACTCAGGAGGATGATGACCCCCAACAAGCAGAGTCTGCATCCGCTGAGGTGGCTGCACCTGAACCAGAGGTGGCAGCACCTGAACCAGAGGTGGCTGCACCTGAACCAGAGGTGGCAGCAATAAGGGAAGACACCCTCACTACATTAGAGGAGGCTTTAGTCCCTGTGGAGGAAGACATCTTGGTGGAGTCCATCATAGACTCTAGCCCCAAAAAGCCAGAGATGGTACAGTCCACACCTGCAGAGGAAGTCACATCTTCAGTCGAGGAGGATGTTCCGGAAATGTCTCAAGTGACTGATGCTCCTATTGACACCAGTGATTCTGAAACATGCATCACTGAGACAGCAGTAGAGACCCTCATGGCAACAGAAGAAGCACCATTGGAAACCTTAGCAGCCCAGGATGTTCCAGTTAACACAGCATTAACAGTCGACACAGATGAACAAGCAACAgtatctgcagcagctgaagaaactCCTGTTTGTGACGAGCAGGAAAAAGATGTGATCTCTGTCGATGAAGCACCCGTCATAGATGCAGTAGCATTAGAAGCAGAAGCTGCTGTTACTAAGGAAGAGGTTTTGGAAACAGCACCATCAGTGGTCGCAGTGGAGGAGCTCATCTCCTTTGAAAACACAGGCAGCTCAGTGCTGGATGCGCCTGTGCAAGTCGAGACTTCTACAGGGTTTGACCTTGACCCACTGATGGACCCACTTGATAATAAGATGCCAGTATTAAAGCCAGACCCAGCGCAAGAACcaagagaagagggacagtccACAGAAGGGACAGAGGACGGCGAGGAGCCTCTTGTGTCCCTGCAGGCCGAGTCACTGGTTTTAACAGCAACAGAAGCtcccacagagacaaacatggcGTCAGACGGGCCCGGACGTAACGAACCAGCAGAGGAACTTGAG GACCTGGATGATCTGGATCTGGACAATTTTGACTTGGAGGATATCGACACCACAGATATCAACCTGGACGATGAGTTGAGTGAATAA